DNA from Onthophagus taurus isolate NC chromosome 2, IU_Otau_3.0, whole genome shotgun sequence:
TAAACTAAGGTGACAAAGTACATAATCCAATTAACAAATCTTGGGAATCCGGTAATATTATCGATCCTCTCCTCGTTCCAATATTGTATAAACAGAATGTGGGAATATTGTCCGTAAAAATTGAGTAGATTTAAGAAAGTcttattataagtttaataTTAAGGATGACATTTGTGATGAAGTTGATGTAAAAAGATCTGATGTAACACAACCTGTAAATGAGACTGGTAAAGATTTTactaatataattatatactGTATTGACTGAACCTATTAAATATCCGCTTGTTACACGATTTGGTCGTTTAGTAAAGTGTCCGCAAAgattaaatctttaaatttaagagGAAGGATGTATTATATAGTTAGTCCTCTGTATTACCGACATCTGTGACATGAGCCACAAATGACGAATAATGACAAGCAATGACAAGCTAAATCAAGCCAAATGTGTTTTATTgtccaataaaaataatactttttaatatagttaaaaacatttagtttttcttaattttatttcctaCTAATGTAGGGCGCCGATTACATCTTCTAATAATCCATCTTGCACTTACACAAAACAACACAAAGGAAACTCCAATTAAAACCGTCATAACCGCCAAGATATCAACcatataaaattgataattggGTAAATTAACCGATGGCAATCTTAAGTGTTTTGCCCCAGTGTGTCGTATAACATACTCAATCCAATATGTTGCTTTATCGATGGGTTTAACTTGTTGATCatggaaaatttttgatttgatttgaaCGTTTTTTCGGTacctataaaaaataattaatataaattaagtttttaagtgtttagtacaagttttattataatttaaaacgatttttttagatttaaaaaataataacctCAATAGACTTTATCAATATGTTTGTATATTGGGTTGCATACacgactttaaatttaaaaataatttttcttacttttcattatttaaaacttgattaattccattaaaaaagctttcttcgtttaatttttgaaaaggaATATTAATTGCATATCCTTCAGAAGCCGCGTACGCAGCATTCATCATTTGATCTCCAAATACTGGGATTGCAACCATTGGAATACCATGATAAATACTTTCAATGGTGCTCAACAACCCACCATGagtgataaaaagtttaatattGCGATGAGCTAAAATATCGTTTTGGGGGAACCACtttctaataataacattttcaggTTTCCCTGGAAGATTGTCATCTTCAAATTTCCAAAGGACGGTTTGTTTCAACTTTCCAaacacttttaataatttctcacGAATTTCCGGATAAAGCTTGTTCCCTTTCAAATTTGAACCcatactaaaataaataacaccaTTTTTAgcatcatttaaaattttttccaaatctTGAGGTAGTTTTTTCGGTTCATCGACATGATAACCGCCAATTTCGATCATATTCGGCGAATTTAATTGCGGCTTTGTAAAGCTGATGTGAGAATTAGTTAGAATCAACGATGTGTTgtaaattaaatcgaaaacGTCCGGTGAATTCgggaagaatttttttattaattgattttgtttcGGATAGAAATAAATGTGATCAAAGAGTTTTTGGACAATGTTTAAAAGGAGTGTTTGAATTCTTTGACAAAACGTTTGTTGGGGATTCTCGATACCAAGGTAAATATTTGGCATGAATGATGGAATATCAGGTATTCCAACTAAATGATTTGTCCAAATTGATGAACCaattgttgatattaaaaCGGAGGGAGCGTTGTAATGATTTGCGATTGCGTGAAAAGAATCGAGGAAAAAGCTTTCTGATATTACTAGATCGAATTTTTCGTTTGATTTTAAGATGGTTTGTAGTGCTTCGTTTTTTAAggtttcttctgataacataAGTCCCATGTTTCCTAAACTTACAATTCCTATTAATGGTGAGATTCCAGCCATATCGAACAAATTTACTGATTTCATCATCtctgaaaatcattttttttttaataaattatacatttttattagatTAATGAGTTTTTACCTGTCGCTAATTCAAGAAATCCAGTTAGAACAACACTTTTTAagttttcaactttatttttttcaggAAACGGACTCACATAAGTAACTTCGTGGCCTTTCTTCGCTAATTCTTTTGATATAGCATAACCAAGTGTGTAATGACTATGGGCAACACCAGgaaatatacataaaatttttgaaccgtttgaaaatgaatttaaaaaaattaataaaaaaataactgaaGATGTAATTCCTTTCATTTCTTTAGTATATTTTGTAGCAACGAAGCGATGATGAAGACTATTTGTTTTACGAAACGATGTCGATAGCTAAGAACCGCGAGATAACGGTTTGGAATTTCGTCGAGTTTCGTGATCACGTTCAGAAACGAGGCAATAGACCTACAAGGTCAATTcccaattattattttatttaaccaTCTTgcacaattttattaactgTGTAGAAGTAGAATCGTCCAGATTTATTActaatcttttttttgtttgtaacgATTAATGTTATCTTTATCGAAGGTTGAGTGTTGTTGTATAAAGCGATTAGAGGCAATTGAACCATTATCTAATAGAGTCAAAATTAACTGTGGTTTAAAGTTGAAAGCAAAATGAGAAATATATTGTTATTTCCGATTTTTATtgggttaatttttaatattaacccAATAGATTCAGCAAAAATTTTAGGAATATTCAACATGCCTTCGTACAGTCATTTTGTATTGGGGGAAAcactttttaaagaattagCGAAGCAAGGACATGAAGTAACGATGATGAGCGCTTTCCCTCAAAAAACACCAATAAAGAATTATCgagatatttatttagaagAAGCCAGCATTGcttttaaaggtaattaattaattttaagaaaaaaatgtttagattaGAGGGATGGGCGTAGAACTTGATGAACAAACAACGCTGTACAGGATTtaacaggtctatttcttattgttttagaataaagctaaaaataaactttttttagtgtcgtcaaagaaattaaatttacagattcctgtaaattataactaataattaaaaaaacatatttttgatatttgaaacaaatacatttgttgaactatttaatttacatttgttttacacaaaagttggaatagattatttcacattttttattaatatttaatattattattgttatgtaATGTCATGTAATGACTTAATAAAagtattgatagatggcgctcatatattttctttagaattcaaataaacatagcaacatttgtttgtattcaaacattttctgaagtgtcaaattaaaaatccggttttttaagatggattagggtttaacatgttagaatgttacatattaaaaaataaaataaattttatataaatttttagtagaataatttttagttacagtaccgtaatttacaggaaactgtaaatttactttctttgacgacactaaaaaacaggtttaatttagctttattctaaaacaataagaaatagacctatctaaccccatatttttgtcatcagaaaaaaataacaaatttaatgaatgaataatcagtggttgtttctattaaaaaacgaaaattgtcataatatctcaaaatctaaaaccgaaaacctttttttgactgcgtcatcaaattctctgtaaaaaaagtatataactatttaaattttgaaaattgttcttattaaaacgttaaattcGATGaatcaacatcaaaaatgatcaattttaatgttaaaatggtCTTAAACTTAACAAACTTAACATTTATCTGTCAAAAATGACAATGTGAATGTCACGTTTGACGTTTATACAATACTGACAAACTTcacgatttatatctttattacAAACTTGATATTTATCTGTCAAAAATGACAATGTGAACGTCAAGTTTGACGTTTACtctttaaaatcaataattaacatatttatttatttattttatagaacaTATGAAATCCggatttgatttattaaattttggaaaaataccttttatagtaaaattattttttatatcaagaaTGACATTTAATGTAATGGAACAGTCCTTTGAAAATAAAGACGTTCAAAACTTGATAAAATCCGACgaaaaattcgatttaataataatcgaaGCATTCCTAAACGAAGCATTTTACGGGTTTGCTCATAAATTTAAAGCACCCGTAATTTCTTTAGGAACGAGTGATTCTTCAATTTGGGTAAATCGATTAACAGCGAATCCGTCGCCGAGTTCATTCGTCGTCTCACCAATGTTACCGTATTCACcagaaatgaatttatttcaaagaTTAAACAATCTAATATCAGAAATAACAGGAGAATTAgtgtttaatttattctcaAAACCACAACAAAATGCACTTATGCATAAATACTTTCCAAACGCCCCACATTTAGACGATTTAGTTTATAATACATCTTTTGTGTTGCTTAATTCGCACCCGGCTCAAAGCGCTCCGGTTCCTTTGACACCAAACATGAAACAAATCGGGGGATTTCACATTAACCATGATAATAAATTACCTGatgatattaaaaagtttttggatGATTCTAAAGAAGGTGTTGTTTATTTTGCTTTGGggtcaaatttaaaaagcgCTAGTTtaccaaaagaaaaattagaagcGATTTTaaatgggtttaaaaaatggaaaaaaccGGTTTTGTGGAAGTTTGAAGATGAATCACTCCCGGGAAAACCCGATAATGTGAAAATCTCCAAATGGTTACCACAACCAGCGGTTTTAGCTCATCcaaatgttaaagtttttattagcCATGGTGgaaaattaagtattttagagGCTTCTTATTTTGGCGTTCCAATCATTGGAATTCCTATTTTTGCCGAACAACCTTACAACGTCCAACAAATTAACTACGCCGGAAATGGATTCATCATGGAATTCGAAAGCATCACGGAAGatgtaatttataataatttggttgaaattacttcaaatccaaagtaagttttaattaatttattaaaatatttcatgCAACCCGTTTTTTATTGTCAGATATAAAAATGAAGCTAAACTTCGTTCTGAAGCTATGAGAAGTGGAAAAATGACTGCACTGGAAGAAGCCGTTTATTGGATAGAGTACGTTATAAAATTCAAAGGAGCCGCTCATTTAAGAAATCATGGAATAAATTTGATGTGGTACGAAAAATATATGTTGGATGTTGCCTGTTTTGTTGGATTAGTATTTCTTGGATTTGCTTGGTTATTAAAATATTGCTGTAAGaagttttgtaaaaaatcttgtaataaatcaaagaagaatcagcttaaaacaaaaacgcaataaattaaaagtattaatcgaaaaattattgtttgcatgaaaatcttttaattaaaagttagtATAAAACacctttctttttattaacctCCATTGACACTTCATTTTGTGTATCAGGTAAAGCCGAGTATTCTAAAACATCCTACACTTTTTCATTTAATCAAAAACGAGTTACCATCATGTTCAGGGCCCGTTCAGTTCTAAAAAGATAtgatttgataattttaaaaataaatttaattgttacaaATATAGGCAACCTAATAACCACGTGTGTCAAAAAAGTTGCAAGAAAGAATTAtagtaagaaattttattttgaatttcaaaataaaaaataattttaaaatcactaaatacagattttattataaattctcAAACGATTTTATTCGAATAACCTCTTTCTTATCCCCACCATTTTGACAAACATCTCCACACACTTCATTTTTTACaccttttaaaatcatttgaatctcTTCTAAGGTTTTCCCCCTAGTTTCTGGAATAAAAAAGATTGAGAACAACAAAGTTCCAAAAGAACACACCGCAAATAAATATAAGGGACAGTAAACCCCGACAATATTCACCAATCCTTGATAAATATAAACAGAAACAGCACCGAAAATCACATAAAGCGCGTCAACAATTGTCATTCCCAATGTTTTAACACTAGTTGGAAATAGTTCCCCACTCATCACAATTGGCACCATACCCATCCCACCTTTAAAAGCAATAGCAAAAAGCATAACTGCAACAACTGGAATCCATTTAACGTTTGTTATATCACCGTCATGTTCTTTATACGCAAAATAAGatgctaaaattaataaagagaTGCATGTGAAGGTGCTGGAATAAATCATTAAGATTTTACGTCCAATTTTatctattattaaaattgtgaCTATAGCTGAAAGTAACATTACAACTGAAAATGTTATTGCTGCAGATTCAGGTGGAATAATTCCTTCTGCgtcttttaaaattgtatgTAAATTCATTAACATAACAGTAATGGCAGCCATATGTTGAGAAGCattcaaaattgtcataatAACTAAAGCTTTGCGATTTCCttcacttttaaataaatcaattaaacgACCTTTTTCTTTCTCTAGGCGTTCAACAGCTTCgcttatttcatttaattccaACTCAATATTTTGTGTATTTcgaaaaaacattaaagattttcttgatttctctttatctttttttaataaaagataatacGGTGATTcaggtaaaaaaattaatgtcattaattgtattaaaataaatccagCACCAACGCTAGAAGAAGttgttaaattaacaaaaggagctattgaataaattattataattccaATTAACCCAGCGACAAAAGAGCATCCTGTTAATAATCCTCGAATAGATTTTGAAGATATTTCTGCTATATACATTGTCCCAGCAACAGATCCAATATTACCGGCGATTCCACAAAGACATCTTGCTATATAAAtcattgttaatgtttttgataACCCAATCATTATCCaagatgttaaattaaataaagctgagattaaaattgcaatttttctTCCAAATCGATCACAAATGTAGATGGTTAAAGGAAGAGATAATAACCCACCGATCATGTAAAGCGTTTCAATTGTTGCTATTTGATAATCGGAAAGATTTATGCGTTTTTTTAGTATTGGGGTTATGGGTGATGTCCAACCATAATGCATTCCAACTGCTATCCCACCAAAACAAGCtgaaaatataacattaataatagtaataataatttatacattattatatatttataatttattctttttattttttttcaagtatctgttgaggttatatccaacttcatattatatataacttCATATAGGATCCCCAAGTGATCCTTGTCaacaaaagatggcgctaatgggaaatttgaaattgaaagGTTTGGTTAATTTATGTAACGTACTTGTGGTGAATGTTAAAATCactccaaaaaaaatttactttagaagtaaatataataaaaaaacttttaaaaacacACAACAAACAGAAAAGAACACAACAGTTGATTGAGAATGACAAGTGGTGTGACGTTTGGTCTTCTTAGATTCTACCGTCCTTGGGATTTAAAAGTGagattaactcaaaaattaaataatttatttaaaatattttaatattattaaaaagaaatttagtacgtattaattcaataatctcatcgaatatttttaataaatacttgatttttaaaacgtcatcTATGAGATTAATTGTATACTAGCATTGACGGTTAGCCCCATGACATTTGAAATAgtctttattataatttctattttggcgtaattatttataattattaataataagggagttgtttaaatgtttattcGTCTTTGCAGAGTGtgacattaaaatttaagatcAGTACTAGCAACGGTAGTGAAACCATCCAACGACTGTTTTTCAATGCTCATTACAAGTATTAATGATATCGGAAGATAATTTCCAGAATTTTCTATGAGCGTATCCAGAAGATTGttgaattattaaagtaaagtATGTATTAATGCTTACCTACTACAGTACTAAAAAATTGTACACATTTTGGATAACTTCTTGAAGTAAATTGcgaaaacattctttttagtttttgggtTTCTTTGAGTTGTTATGTTTTAAtacatcttttttaataatataaagcaAAACGTTGGTTAGTCATATTAGATATGAACAATAACGTCGGTATGAAggaaataaactaaaaacatagcactaaaaaattataacaattttcttgTTATTGAACGTGTTTAAATGCCAGAAATAATCTCAAAATAACTAAAACATAACAGTTTCATAAAAAAGAATGTAGGAAATAATAATTAGGATAACTTAAACATCAAGGTTTACCAGGAAAACCATTGCTGACATTTTTGTTACTTATTACCATGGTAATTTGATGTTTCATAATTCCCCTTATCATTAATCAttacataataatttagttttagatgtaactttttttaataacattttattttaggttatgtttacttATTTCTGTCCTTCAGGATGTGACGGATGTGATAGATTTGAAGTTAGGTGACAGGTGACATGAACTGAGTGGGATTGAAGTCGGATTATCTGATTGGtcgaaataaaattacaagatGGCCGGGATTTCAAAagtgccaaaataaaaaaaaaaaattgacgtaagtaaaatttataatttacaaaaaaagatatttttttttaaatatttttttattattgaaagtTAAACACACTAAAATAATTCCATAATAAACAAAGAgagagaaaaacaaaattatggATATAGATAGTATTAGAAATTGGTGTGAGTTTGATTAATAAATGGCAATATAAACTTAATacaatacttttaaaatgagaagaaaacaatttttataaagattcAAAACACTTGTATCCTATGGTTTTCCCTATCGCAGACCAAGATATTCCCGTTCGAAGACACGGCTATCCCTTCGAGTCCTTTAAATTCGCCCTCTCCAGAACCCCAATTTCCAAAACACCTCAAGAAAGTCCCATCgggattaaaaatttgaatgcGATTATTTCCGGAATCTGCTACAATGATGTATCCTTGATCATCAACAGCAACTCCccttaaatcaaaaaattaattaatcatctcaattaaatgaaatatattatgacaaaaattaaaaaaaaatttaccttgGAAATTTAAATTGCCCATCGGCAGAACCTTCAGTACCAAAAGCATGATTGAC
Protein-coding regions in this window:
- the LOC111427340 gene encoding facilitated trehalose transporter Tret1-like → MFSQFTSRSYPKCVQFFSTVVACFGGIAVGMHYGWTSPITPILKKRINLSDYQIATIETLYMIGGLLSLPLTIYICDRFGRKIAILISALFNLTSWIMIGLSKTLTMIYIARCLCGIAGNIGSVAGTMYIAEISSKSIRGLLTGCSFVAGLIGIIIIYSIAPFVNLTTSSSVGAGFILIQLMTLIFLPESPYYLLLKKDKEKSRKSLMFFRNTQNIELELNEISEAVERLEKEKGRLIDLFKSEGNRKALVIMTILNASQHMAAITVMLMNLHTILKDAEGIIPPESAAITFSVVMLLSAIVTILIIDKIGRKILMIYSSTFTCISLLILASYFAYKEHDGDITNVKWIPVVAVMLFAIAFKGGMGMVPIVMSGELFPTSVKTLGMTIVDALYVIFGAVSVYIYQGLVNIVGVYCPLYLFAVCSFGTLLFSIFFIPETRGKTLEEIQMILKGVKNEVCGDVCQNGGDKKEVIRIKSFENL
- the LOC111427353 gene encoding UDP-glucosyltransferase 2-like, whose translation is MRNILLFPIFIGLIFNINPIDSAKILGIFNMPSYSHFVLGETLFKELAKQGHEVTMMSAFPQKTPIKNYRDIYLEEASIAFKEHMKSGFDLLNFGKIPFIVKLFFISRMTFNVMEQSFENKDVQNLIKSDEKFDLIIIEAFLNEAFYGFAHKFKAPVISLGTSDSSIWVNRLTANPSPSSFVVSPMLPYSPEMNLFQRLNNLISEITGELVFNLFSKPQQNALMHKYFPNAPHLDDLVYNTSFVLLNSHPAQSAPVPLTPNMKQIGGFHINHDNKLPDDIKKFLDDSKEGVVYFALGSNLKSASLPKEKLEAILNGFKKWKKPVLWKFEDESLPGKPDNVKISKWLPQPAVLAHPNVKVFISHGGKLSILEASYFGVPIIGIPIFAEQPYNVQQINYAGNGFIMEFESITEDVIYNNLVEITSNPKYKNEAKLRSEAMRSGKMTALEEAVYWIEYVIKFKGAAHLRNHGINLMWYEKYMLDVACFVGLVFLGFAWLLKYCCKKFCKKSCNKSKKNQLKTKTQ
- the LOC111427354 gene encoding UDP-glucosyltransferase 2-like, with the protein product MKGITSSVIFLLIFLNSFSNGSKILCIFPGVAHSHYTLGYAISKELAKKGHEVTYVSPFPEKNKVENLKSVVLTGFLELATEMMKSVNLFDMAGISPLIGIVSLGNMGLMLSEETLKNEALQTILKSNEKFDLVISESFFLDSFHAIANHYNAPSVLISTIGSSIWTNHLVGIPDIPSFMPNIYLGIENPQQTFCQRIQTLLLNIVQKLFDHIYFYPKQNQLIKKFFPNSPDVFDLIYNTSLILTNSHISFTKPQLNSPNMIEIGGYHVDEPKKLPQDLEKILNDAKNGVIYFSMGSNLKGNKLYPEIREKLLKVFGKLKQTVLWKFEDDNLPGKPENVIIRKWFPQNDILAHRNIKLFITHGGLLSTIESIYHGIPMVAIPVFGDQMMNAAYAASEGYAINIPFQKLNEESFFNGINQVLNNEKYRKNVQIKSKIFHDQQVKPIDKATYWIEYVIRHTGAKHLRLPSVNLPNYQFYMVDILAVMTVLIGVSFVLFCVSARWIIRRCNRRPTLVGNKIKKN